A window of Solanum stenotomum isolate F172 chromosome 9, ASM1918654v1, whole genome shotgun sequence genomic DNA:
AAGTAGATTTTTGGAGATGAGTTGGCTTTCATTTATTGGTTCTCTGTGGATTACAGATCCTTGTAACTTGTAACCcaaccttttcttttttctatactAGCCAtatatttccaaatgagtttaaGTTATTTACACCgtcaatataatgaaaaaaataagttgTGCGATTAGactaattttacttatttttaattcaTGATATCTAGTTAAGGATGGAGGATCTCATATGTTTCATCCAAAAgcgaattcagaatttaaagtttatgcaACTCTACGATGACCTTAAGTTGATATGTATAGTAGATTTCTTAGTTTATGTGAGTGTTTAACGAGTTAGGGATGaaaaaaagatttgtgaaaCTTGTAGTCTGAAATTAGTTATAGATATTTGTAAGATggtaaaatgaaataaaattattactaaaaatatGTCATTACTATTCACATGGAtgatataaagaaaagaaaagagtgtCACGTAAAGTTGAGAGCGAAGGAGTACCACATTGGATGGTCAATCCCCCGCTCACCACAAGTCTTATAGGCAGTGGCTGAGCCAATATTTTTACTACGAATGTTCATAATCTGAAGAATTTAACACACAAACTAGCTGAAGGGGATGAACCCCGACTCTAGGGTGGCTCCGCCCCTGGCTTATAGAAGTAGTAGTTTACCTTGATAGCACTCACGTTAGAATAGTCACGTAGCTATGCAAATAAGAAACACCAACTTCTACACCTCTAAAAATCCATACAACACATCATAAAAGAAGATTGTCACAACAATTGACATCAATTTCACAGGTCCTTCTAAAGGCTTGTAAAACAGAGTTTATGTCTATGCAAAATAGGCCACCAACCAACATGGAAAGTTACATTGGTTGGCCTATGCTATAGAAAAAAATACTTCGTTTTATCGTTCAAATGACTGAAGATCGTCTAGCTTTCTGTATATCACTACACTCTACATCTTCTGTGCGCACAATTTCTTATGGGACATAGAAATAGCACAACAATACAACAAATATAAACCTAAATATACCTTCAGAGTGCTCATATCATTGCATCAAGGTATGAATAGTTGTGTCGTCGTCCAAACTCAAGGAGGCTACCAAATGTGCGATTCCTCAAGCCAATGAAAAGGGACTCTGTATCGGGACTAAAAGACACTCCTGATATCTCACCGAAGAAATCAATTTCTTGCTCCACCTCATATCCACTTTTAACATCAAAAACATGGACAAAATCTGCAGACTCTGCCATAACCATAAATCTGCCATCAGACGTGTAGCTGATTGACCGAATAGCTCCAAGGTTTCCCTTCAAAACAGTGACTGACTTGGACAAGTTCCGACAATCCCATATTCTGCACGTTTTATCCTGGTTCCCAGTTGCAAAAGTTCGGCCATCAGGATGCCACGCTGATGCAAATGAGTAGTCCACATGTCCAGACAAATGAGAAAGAGcctataaaaaaatgaattttgttaGCGGACCACCCATCGACCTCTTATTATACTCATAATTCGTGGTGCAGTACGTTTGAGATGTGCAAACATACCATTCCATTCCTGGAGTCAACCAACATTCCTTCGGGATCATCCCCAACTACTATGAGAAGCCTACCATCAGGGCTGACTGATGTATGCTGTGACCATTAAAAGGGGAAAATGATTTAGTAATATCAAAACAAAATGTATCAAGCGTCAAAAAGATACTATAAATGAGACAGGTTCAGGCATAGACTAGTCGCATACAGACTTACATTCACTGGCCAGGGTAAATGGAAATGGTTAAACAGTTGGAATGTCTCCATATCGAAATCTCTAACTCCACAATCATTATTTGAAGCGAAAAAATGAAGTGCACCACTGCATTGAAATAGATATGTAATTTAGCTTCATCCTCactaagaaaagaaagtataCCCTTATCGATCAAGAGAGATTCAAGCAATAAGCAAGATGATGCAATACCTGACAGTGTTTTTAATCTCAATAGCAGTGGTAATGGCATCATCATCATACGTTGGTTGAGAACAAAAGCAAACTCCAGGCTTATCTAAATACTgcacataattttaaaaatacataagcCTTTTCATGTTTAGCATATTTGATAGCAAAAGTTAAACATGTAAACGAGGGCGGACAGTTCTAAGAACATTCATGACAAACCTTGACGATAAGTTCTCCTTGTAATCCACCAGCAACAAGCAACTTATCATTCACAGCGAGAGTGCTTACTTCGGTGTGTGTAAATCCCTCTGAATGGCTTTCAGGATGTTTCTaatagagaaagagaagaagaaacgAGTGAAAAGGAGGTCCTGATATAATCAAGTTAAGACTATAAATACATTAAGTGAATTCGATGTACAAAATTACATACCTCACATGGCGCTACATGCCCTGATAAATCAAGAATGTCAGTTTTCACGCAGGTCAAGGATGACCAATGCATGAGAGAAAAATGTGATAGTAGGTACACATCATGCTTAGAAGTTGCGGAGATCATATTCCTCAGCTATGtcgaaaaatttgaaaaaggaaTTGACAGGTTATTCAAAATGTCGTTCAACTTATTCTCTAAGAAATAGAAGAGTTGACAACAGCTCTGAATTTACCTGAGTGTGAGAGAACGTTGGTATAACGGAACTTGCATTATATCTGAAATCATAGTATAAACCGTCTTTCTTTGTGGTTTTGCACTCCTGTTGACAAACAAAAGGGGAAAATTACACCAAATCAACATTGAATACAACATTTTTTTCATCCAAACACATTacttataaagtaattaaaatacCTTTTCTGATGTCTCATCAGATTGAGGAATATTTTCGTAGTTCTGATATTCTTGTAGCCTTctttgcctacgtatctccctGGTTACGATAGCCCTTTCCCAGGGGATCCCTTGAATATCTCTGCCATTCCTCACATCAACAGCCGAAATATCTTTCATTCTATAATTCTATTCCAGCAGAAGAAGAAACAACTCAATAAAGTTCAAACATTTGAAGCAGGATATGATACATCTAAGGCGTGTACAAATGGAACAATTAAATTTTCATAATGAATTGACAAACCATGTCTGTTTCTTGCAACTCATCTATATACGATTCAACGTCACTCAATTCTACGTCTAGGAACTCATCTACATCCGAACCAATGCCATCCAAGTCTATGCCTCGCCTTTCATTTACATCCGAATCAAAGCCATCCAAGTCTATGTCTTGgaactcatcaataaaaacATCTAGTTCTTCCATTTCATGTTCATCTGCTACGTAATCAACATCATCTCCTTGTTGATGGAACATGTTACACTCCAACTAAATGATCTACAACCAAAAATCATGAAAGTTAACTTTAACAACAACAAGAATATACCCAGTGTATTCCTACATGTGGGGTCAGGTGAGGGTAGAGTATATGCCGACCTCACCCCTACCTCATAGAGCTAGAGGTAAAACAAGGCAtaacaaataataaagaaaGTGTAACATACCATACAAAGCAGAATAATGTGATAAACGAAGCACAAAAACTACGATAATAATGCTAATACTATCTATCCACCAAGCCTACCCCGCACGAGAGCGAGACAACACTCAACTACCTCCAACGGTATAAAGCTAAATCAATTCAACAAACTTCAACGGTTCGTATAAACAACAAATTACTTGTATACATAGGTGATCACAaggtaaattaattatttatctttttctctataaataaaaagttaaacgTCAAAAACACACATAAAGTATTCTAGTTTATTAGATGTACGATTTTTCTATCTGAAATATAATCAACATATCAACAATAATGATATCTAAGATATAATAAGTGAAACAAAACTGATATcttagataaaaaaaacttaaacatCTATTAGTTCAGgtataaaactcaaaaaattcaattattttagaTGTGTTTTTCGACCTTTCACTCCGAAAAAAAACAATCGCCTAGAGAAGATAGAGGTAAAAGGAGTGTTAAATTTCTGACCTTGAGTCGAAAATCTAGGGTGCTTGTTTTTTTGCCTGTTGATTACGATAGATTTGAAGAGgcccaaaaaaattcaacatatgtatgcttatatgctaaatttttttGATGTTATTACATTCATAAATCACAATGTCCGTTTGTctgaatttttatatttttttggtttcctaCATGGTTTAGTATTAGTATTTGCGCCATATAAAGCTCTTGGTTTCCAACATTGTTTAGTATTAGTATTCGCGCCATATTAAGTTATTAGgatattttttccttatttacgatttacaaaatataacaGATATATATGCATCGTAACGGGTGTGcatttgatttttcagtttgATTCTGTACTATTTTGTTCAGGTTTTTCgatttttgattttgaaaaagtgTAATCCAATATTCCAAACCAATATAAATttggtttttctcttttcagTTTGGTTTTTTACTTCagttattcggttatgtcaataattaataacataatcaatgtTATATTTGCAATTTAAAGTATATACAAGGAGAAGTGATAATTAATACTGAATCTCTCCAgttcaattattattatgaagTTTACTTGCATAAAGGTTAATCAAGGCGGAGAATTCCATTGTTTTGAATAAATTCGCATTACAAAATCACTCAATACTAAAAAAGTTTCAATTCCACGATTTAAACTTTGCAATCTCTAAATAAAGGTGGAGGGATCTCATATGTTCCATCCAAAagtgaattttgaaattgaagtttatGCAATTCTAACAACAATGCTCTCAGTTTTATCGCTCAAATGACCGGAAATCGTCTAGCTTTCTGTGTATACATCTTCTGTGCTTACAATTTCTTATGAGACATACAAATAGCACAACAATACAACAAATATTATCTGCTAACTATGTTTACTGGTGCAGCC
This region includes:
- the LOC125875682 gene encoding uncharacterized WD repeat-containing protein C2A9.03-like — translated: MFHQQGDDVDYVADEHEMEELDVFIDEFQDIDLDGFDSDNYRMKDISAVDVRNGRDIQGIPWERAIVTREIRRQRRLQEYQNYENIPQSDETSEKECKTTKKDGLYYDFRYNASSVIPTFSHTQLRNMISATSKHDVYLLSHFSLMHWSSLTCVKTDILDLSGHVAPCEKHPESHSEGFTHTEVSTLAVNDKLLVAGGLQGELIVKYLDKPGVCFCSQPTYDDDAITTAIEIKNTVSGALHFFASNNDCGVRDFDMETFQLFNHFHLPWPVNHTSVSPDGRLLIVVGDDPEGMLVDSRNGMALSHLSGHVDYSFASAWHPDGRTFATGNQDKTCRIWDCRNLSKSVTVLKGNLGAIRSISYTSDGRFMVMAESADFVHVFDVKSGYEVEQEIDFFGEISGVSFSPDTESLFIGLRNRTFGSLLEFGRRHNYSYLDAMI